The following are from one region of the Gloeomargarita lithophora Alchichica-D10 genome:
- the cysT gene encoding sulfate ABC transporter permease subunit CysT — protein MKRSPWLVGVMLTYLGFLLLLPLGALVGTGVQYPWAEFWPVVTAPVALAAYQLTFGTAVTAAVVNTVLGLVLAWVLVRYRFPGRRVLDSLVDLPFAMPSVVAAITLATLYGAGGVLGQFWEEGTALGGFLPLNFTASVGAVVLAQLFVTLPFVVRTVQPVLLELEPEVEEAAYTLGAGDWLCFWRVVFPPLVPALVTGFTLALARGIGEFGVIVIISGNIPYRTLAATVYVYQQLEEFNYPAATAIALVLLLASLVVFAMTNLVQRWVLPPA, from the coding sequence ATGAAGCGTTCCCCTTGGCTGGTCGGGGTGATGCTCACCTATCTGGGGTTTTTGCTCCTTTTGCCCCTGGGGGCGTTGGTGGGGACGGGCGTGCAGTACCCCTGGGCGGAGTTCTGGCCGGTGGTCACGGCTCCCGTCGCTTTGGCGGCCTACCAGTTGACCTTTGGTACGGCGGTGACGGCGGCGGTGGTGAATACGGTACTGGGGTTGGTCTTGGCCTGGGTGCTGGTGCGGTATCGGTTTCCGGGGCGGCGGGTGTTGGATAGCCTGGTGGATTTGCCCTTTGCCATGCCTTCGGTGGTGGCGGCCATTACCCTGGCGACCCTCTATGGTGCCGGGGGGGTGCTGGGTCAGTTTTGGGAGGAAGGGACGGCCTTGGGGGGTTTCCTGCCCCTGAATTTCACGGCTTCCGTGGGGGCGGTGGTGTTGGCGCAGTTGTTTGTCACCCTGCCGTTTGTGGTGCGGACGGTGCAACCGGTGCTTTTGGAGTTGGAACCGGAGGTGGAGGAGGCGGCCTACACCCTGGGGGCGGGGGATTGGCTGTGTTTTTGGCGGGTGGTTTTCCCCCCATTGGTGCCCGCTTTGGTGACCGGGTTTACCCTGGCGTTGGCGCGGGGGATTGGCGAATTTGGGGTGATTGTGATTATTTCCGGGAATATCCCTTACCGCACCCTGGCGGCGACGGTTTATGTGTATCAACAGTTGGAAGAATTTAACTACCCGGCGGCGACGGCCATTGCCCTGGTATTGCTCCTGGCTTCTTTGGTGGTGTTTGCCATGACGAATCTGGTGCAACGCTGGGTATTGCCCCCCGCCTAA
- a CDS encoding sulfate ABC transporter substrate-binding protein — protein MGWGKWGAGLAAVVTGVAVAVLPGWLAQAQRGTELTLVSYAVAKPVFAKLIPEFQKQWQARTGQRVTFKESYGASGAQTRAILGGLEADILAQNIQSNIDPLVEKGFVRADWQKRLPNQAIPATSVMVLITRPGNPKNIRTWSDLTRPDVEVLLINPKTAGNARWGIMAGFGATQKSLGTAKAQEYLNRLVANTKVLANSGRDGTDKFVKNRIGDVTINFENEVIFLNESIPKDFPYVAPSPNLQTDFPVTVIDRTVDKRGTRRVAEAFTQFLFSPKGQEIYAEAGYRPVDPQVRQRFVKNFQNVNRIYKISDFGGWGKVNALLFADGALFDQVQRTAAQRR, from the coding sequence ATGGGTTGGGGAAAATGGGGGGCAGGGTTAGCGGCGGTGGTCACGGGGGTAGCGGTAGCCGTTTTACCCGGTTGGTTGGCCCAGGCGCAGCGGGGCACGGAATTGACCCTGGTGAGTTATGCGGTCGCCAAGCCGGTTTTTGCCAAGTTGATCCCGGAGTTTCAAAAACAATGGCAGGCTCGCACGGGGCAACGGGTGACTTTTAAGGAGTCCTACGGGGCATCGGGGGCGCAAACCCGGGCGATTTTGGGGGGGTTGGAGGCGGACATTTTGGCGCAGAATATCCAAAGCAACATTGACCCCCTGGTGGAAAAAGGTTTTGTGCGGGCGGACTGGCAAAAACGTTTACCGAATCAGGCCATTCCCGCCACCAGTGTCATGGTGTTGATTACCCGCCCCGGCAATCCCAAAAATATCCGCACTTGGAGTGACCTCACCCGCCCGGATGTGGAGGTTTTGTTGATCAATCCCAAAACGGCGGGAAATGCCCGCTGGGGAATCATGGCCGGGTTTGGGGCTACCCAAAAAAGCCTCGGAACAGCCAAGGCCCAAGAGTACCTCAACCGGTTGGTGGCGAATACGAAAGTCCTGGCTAATTCCGGGCGGGATGGCACGGATAAATTTGTCAAAAACCGGATTGGGGATGTGACGATCAATTTTGAAAATGAGGTGATTTTTTTGAACGAATCCATCCCCAAGGATTTTCCCTACGTGGCACCCTCCCCCAATCTCCAGACGGATTTCCCGGTGACGGTGATTGACCGCACGGTGGATAAACGGGGTACTCGCCGGGTGGCGGAAGCGTTTACCCAGTTTTTGTTTAGCCCCAAAGGCCAGGAAATCTACGCCGAGGCGGGCTATCGGCCAGTTGACCCCCAGGTGCGGCAACGGTTTGTCAAAAACTTTCAGAATGTCAATCGCATCTATAAAATCAGCGATTTTGGCGGCTGGGGCAAGGTGAATGCCCTATTGTTTGCCGATGGGGCGTTGTTTGACCAGGTACAACGGACGGCGGCGCAGAGACGTTGA
- the sfsA gene encoding DNA/RNA nuclease SfsA, which translates to MLLYSYPLLLPGQFQKRYKRFFADILLDRGEMVTAHCANTGPMTGVAIPGRPVLVSHHSDPKRKLAYTWELIHLEDTQPTWVNINTSRPNPVIRQLLNIYGLPEVQDYQQITPEVPYGIEGSRVDFCLTGGAQPIYIEVKNTTWVQGKLALFPDTVTTRGQKHLRELMRLVPEFRAILVYFIGREDCTHFAPGDAADPEYGRLLRQAVQVGVEVFPCQFAVNPTGISYARRLPLVLD; encoded by the coding sequence ATGCTTCTTTATTCCTATCCATTGCTCCTGCCGGGGCAATTTCAAAAACGGTACAAACGCTTTTTTGCGGATATTCTTTTGGACAGGGGGGAGATGGTCACTGCCCACTGTGCCAATACGGGGCCGATGACGGGGGTGGCGATTCCCGGTCGCCCGGTGCTGGTTTCCCATCACTCTGACCCAAAACGTAAACTGGCCTACACCTGGGAGTTGATTCACTTGGAAGATACGCAACCGACGTGGGTGAATATCAACACCAGTCGCCCCAATCCGGTCATTAGGCAATTGTTAAACATCTACGGTTTACCAGAAGTGCAGGATTATCAACAAATTACCCCGGAAGTGCCCTATGGCATCGAGGGGAGCCGGGTGGATTTTTGTTTAACTGGTGGGGCACAACCGATTTATATCGAAGTAAAAAATACCACCTGGGTACAGGGCAAATTAGCTCTTTTTCCCGATACGGTCACCACCCGCGGCCAAAAACACCTGCGGGAATTGATGCGCCTGGTGCCGGAGTTCCGGGCAATTTTGGTCTATTTTATTGGCCGGGAGGACTGTACCCACTTTGCGCCGGGGGATGCGGCTGACCCGGAGTATGGCCGGTTATTGCGTCAGGCGGTACAGGTGGGGGTGGAGGTTTTCCCCTGTCAATTTGCGGTCAATCCCACCGGCATCAGCTATGCACGGCGGTTACCTTTGGTTCTCGATTGA
- a CDS encoding Uma2 family endonuclease → MQQIAVQPKLLTFAEFAQWKPEGSCYELHDGVPIEMPQPPGEHEAIKGFLTNEIILEYRRLNLPYFVPNQAFVKVPEAESAYLPDVLVLNRLNLVHEPLWAKMATVTLGESIPLVVEVVSSNWRIDYLTKVKDYEEIGIAEYWLVDYLGLGGRRFIGNPKQPTIFVHELSDGEYQVTAFRDGDRLVSPTFPGLVLTVREILQAGLGNS, encoded by the coding sequence ATGCAACAAATCGCAGTCCAACCGAAATTATTGACCTTTGCCGAGTTTGCCCAATGGAAACCCGAAGGAAGTTGCTACGAATTACACGATGGAGTACCGATTGAGATGCCACAGCCCCCTGGAGAACATGAGGCCATCAAAGGTTTTTTGACGAATGAAATTATCCTGGAATACAGGCGCCTAAACTTACCTTACTTCGTACCCAATCAAGCCTTTGTGAAGGTTCCTGAAGCTGAATCCGCATATTTGCCAGATGTTTTGGTATTGAATCGTCTCAATCTGGTACATGAGCCGCTATGGGCAAAAATGGCTACGGTTACCCTGGGGGAGTCAATTCCATTGGTTGTGGAAGTGGTTAGCAGTAATTGGCGGATTGATTATTTGACCAAGGTAAAGGATTACGAGGAAATTGGCATTGCTGAATACTGGTTGGTTGACTATTTGGGATTGGGAGGTCGTCGTTTCATTGGTAATCCTAAGCAACCGACGATTTTTGTCCATGAATTGAGCGATGGTGAGTATCAGGTCACCGCTTTTCGAGATGGGGATAGGCTGGTATCCCCCACATTTCCAGGCTTAGTATTAACGGTGCGAGAAATTTTGCAAGCGGGTTTGGGTAATAGCTAA
- a CDS encoding tetratricopeptide repeat protein — MRPRFWGWLLVGLVLGGQPMLAQPGNPEAQIKFQQASQSLSRNENTKALQEFQEALKINPQMAGAWRGMGVALGRLGRWADAAQVQARATTLAPKHPPGWVMRGWAEHRSGNSPLGAQWLNHALTLDPKNIEAHNALGVVYLFLNQPQKAEASTRRVIQLAPQNGTAYYNLGLSLDRQGRYREAIAAQTQAQKWEPRNPHPLLAQAVSYLAQNQRTQAQTVFNRAIGLDPWYGQATGMDELVRAGFSSTQIARLKKLL, encoded by the coding sequence ATGCGACCCAGGTTTTGGGGATGGTTATTGGTGGGGTTGGTTCTGGGGGGGCAACCCATGCTGGCGCAACCGGGTAACCCGGAGGCACAGATCAAATTTCAACAGGCCAGCCAATCCCTCAGCCGCAACGAAAACACCAAAGCCCTCCAGGAATTTCAAGAAGCCCTGAAAATAAACCCCCAGATGGCGGGAGCCTGGCGGGGCATGGGGGTGGCCTTGGGACGGTTGGGGCGGTGGGCGGATGCGGCGCAGGTGCAGGCACGGGCAACCACCTTGGCACCCAAACACCCTCCGGGCTGGGTCATGCGGGGCTGGGCGGAACATCGCAGTGGCAATTCCCCCCTGGGAGCGCAGTGGCTCAACCACGCCCTGACCCTCGACCCCAAAAACATCGAAGCCCACAACGCCCTGGGGGTGGTGTATTTGTTTCTCAACCAACCCCAAAAAGCCGAAGCCAGCACCCGCAGAGTGATTCAACTTGCCCCCCAAAACGGCACCGCCTACTACAATTTGGGATTAAGTTTAGACCGGCAGGGACGCTACCGTGAAGCCATCGCCGCCCAGACCCAAGCCCAAAAATGGGAACCCCGCAACCCCCATCCTTTGCTCGCCCAAGCGGTCAGTTATCTCGCCCAAAACCAGAGAACCCAGGCGCAAACCGTCTTTAACCGAGCCATTGGCCTCGACCCCTGGTATGGTCAAGCCACCGGGATGGATGAGCTAGTCCGGGCGGGGTTTAGTTCTACTCAGATCGCCCGATTAAAAAAGCTATTGTAG
- the pheT gene encoding phenylalanine--tRNA ligase subunit beta: protein MRVSLNWLRELVALPPQVTVAQLAERLTVAGFEVEDIEDRRTWAAGVVVGRVLARQAHPQADKLSVCRVDVGQPEPLTIVCGAANVRAEALVPVALVGTYLPGIDLKIVPANKRGVDSWGMICSLAELGLAKNSEGIHIFDEPELSPGQDVRPLLGLDDVILEVASTANRADALSMVGMAREVAALFGVAVQFPAVPGVTLPPAKLKIDIPDPIACPRYWGTQFADITIAPSPLWLRQRLERAGTRVVNNVVDITNYVLLEWGQPLHAFDGNQLQKLAGNALLTLGVRLAHPGESLKTLDEQTRNLTPQTLVITANDQPVALAGVMGGAATEVTESTHNILLEAAIFDPAMVRRSARSLGLRTEASARYERGVNPADLALAWGRTVQLLQEWAGAKLVGMGQWDQRDMTPRLLKLRRQRVQAVLGNVTTGALTDTDIVKTLTALGFTLEPTDQGWQVTVPPYRLRDIEREIDLIEEVARLVGYDNFVNTLPGAGQVGGYPPTEQVHLRLRELCRGYGLHELMHYSLVKAGDIHLSNPLLAEYGALRTDLFDGLVQALTYNVQQKNGVLWGFEVGRVFVKNPEQEREFTQLGAIWGGSQEHWLRKEPVTWYEAKGLVAGLLQGFNLSPVWTSYSQDPRFHPGRTAQLSVDGKLLGQFGQLHPHLCQSQDIPEQVYVLLLDIEYLTQAVTAATLVRFQPYATYPASDRDLALFAGVTLTVADLMRVMRQAGGDLLQQVFLFDEYRGEGVPEGQRSLAFRLIYRAENRTLTDPEVEAVQAQVRQALVSTYSVTLRS, encoded by the coding sequence ATGCGTGTTTCCCTGAATTGGTTGCGGGAATTGGTGGCACTACCGCCGCAGGTGACGGTGGCGCAGTTGGCGGAGCGATTAACGGTCGCTGGGTTTGAGGTGGAGGACATCGAAGACCGCCGCACCTGGGCTGCTGGGGTGGTGGTGGGACGGGTGCTGGCACGGCAAGCCCATCCCCAGGCGGATAAATTGAGCGTCTGTCGGGTGGACGTGGGACAGCCGGAACCTTTGACGATTGTCTGTGGGGCGGCCAATGTGCGGGCGGAGGCTCTTGTCCCGGTCGCTCTGGTGGGAACCTATTTACCTGGTATTGACTTAAAAATTGTCCCAGCCAACAAACGGGGGGTAGATTCCTGGGGGATGATTTGCTCTTTGGCCGAGTTGGGTTTGGCCAAAAATTCCGAGGGAATTCATATTTTTGATGAGCCAGAATTGTCTCCGGGTCAAGATGTGCGGCCTCTACTGGGGTTAGATGATGTGATTTTGGAAGTGGCCTCCACCGCCAATCGTGCTGATGCCTTGAGTATGGTGGGCATGGCACGGGAAGTCGCGGCCTTATTTGGGGTGGCGGTGCAATTCCCTGCGGTGCCGGGAGTGACCTTGCCCCCGGCCAAACTCAAAATAGATATTCCCGACCCCATCGCCTGTCCCCGGTACTGGGGGACGCAATTTGCCGATATTACCATCGCCCCTTCGCCCCTGTGGTTGCGGCAACGCTTGGAACGCGCCGGTACCCGTGTGGTGAATAATGTTGTAGATATTACTAATTATGTACTGCTGGAATGGGGGCAACCGCTCCATGCTTTTGATGGGAATCAACTGCAAAAATTAGCCGGAAATGCGCTACTCACGTTGGGGGTACGGTTGGCGCACCCCGGCGAATCCCTAAAAACCCTGGATGAGCAAACCCGGAACTTGACCCCGCAAACCCTGGTGATCACGGCCAATGACCAACCCGTTGCTTTGGCGGGGGTGATGGGTGGAGCCGCCACGGAAGTCACGGAAAGTACGCACAATATACTGCTAGAAGCGGCAATTTTTGACCCGGCGATGGTGCGCCGCTCGGCCCGCTCACTGGGGTTACGCACGGAGGCTTCGGCACGCTACGAACGGGGGGTAAACCCGGCGGATTTGGCCTTGGCCTGGGGACGGACGGTGCAATTGCTCCAGGAATGGGCGGGGGCAAAATTGGTGGGCATGGGGCAATGGGATCAACGGGATATGACCCCACGCTTGCTCAAATTACGCCGCCAACGGGTGCAAGCAGTTTTGGGTAATGTTACTACAGGCGCATTAACAGATACTGATATTGTCAAAACATTAACCGCTTTGGGATTTACCTTAGAGCCAACGGATCAGGGTTGGCAGGTGACGGTTCCCCCCTATCGCCTGCGGGACATCGAGCGGGAGATTGACCTGATTGAGGAGGTTGCTCGGTTGGTTGGTTATGATAATTTTGTCAATACATTACCCGGTGCAGGGCAGGTGGGTGGCTATCCCCCAACCGAACAGGTGCACCTGCGCCTGCGGGAATTGTGCCGGGGCTATGGGTTGCATGAGTTGATGCACTACTCCCTGGTGAAGGCGGGAGATATTCATTTGAGTAACCCCCTGTTGGCGGAATATGGGGCTTTGCGAACCGATTTGTTTGATGGTTTAGTCCAGGCTTTGACTTACAACGTACAGCAAAAAAATGGGGTGCTGTGGGGATTTGAGGTGGGGCGGGTGTTCGTTAAAAACCCTGAGCAGGAGCGGGAATTTACCCAATTGGGAGCCATTTGGGGCGGTAGTCAGGAGCATTGGTTACGCAAAGAACCGGTCACCTGGTACGAGGCCAAGGGTTTGGTGGCGGGATTACTCCAGGGGTTTAATCTCAGTCCCGTATGGACAAGTTACAGTCAAGACCCCCGTTTTCATCCAGGTCGCACCGCGCAGTTATCTGTAGATGGCAAATTGCTCGGTCAATTTGGTCAACTCCATCCCCACCTGTGTCAGAGTCAAGATATTCCTGAACAAGTGTATGTATTATTGCTGGACATTGAGTACTTGACTCAAGCGGTAACAGCGGCGACTCTCGTGCGATTTCAGCCCTATGCCACCTATCCTGCTTCCGACCGGGACTTGGCTTTGTTTGCCGGGGTCACCTTAACGGTTGCTGATTTAATGCGGGTGATGCGTCAGGCCGGGGGGGATTTATTACAGCAGGTGTTTTTATTTGATGAATATCGGGGCGAGGGGGTGCCGGAGGGACAGCGCAGTTTGGCGTTTCGGTTGATTTACCGGGCTGAGAATCGCACCTTGACCGACCCGGAGGTGGAGGCGGTACAGGCGCAAGTACGTCAGGCTTTAGTCAGTACATACTCTGTGACTTTGCGTAGTTAA
- a CDS encoding glycosyltransferase family 4 protein — MRIVIITGIFPPDVGGPATYVPVVAQGLQNLGHQVTVITSSEPQHLTWDDAGYKFPVVRLNRRLSWALRTFYYQKQLAQYVGQCDVVYGHGLWWEVAQVCQKFNRPWVAKIVGDSTWERAVRRGWTKANLDEFQCPSFDIRIKLFRYWHNQAINQAKHVIVPSNYLAEIIKKWGVNSNQIKVIYNAITLPGNISKLHNPLNTPYRVMTAGRLVPWKQIDEIITAITPLTDVGLLIVGNGSERQKLEQQVQDLCLENRVYFTGQKTQLELLALMQTCDVFILNSTYEGLPHIVLEAMSIGIPVVATAVGGTPEIIKDGITGRLIPPHAPDILQLVIGELLQQPELGQHYTRNAQELLTHFRTQTMIDQCAEVLHQVVGK; from the coding sequence GTGCGAATAGTAATTATTACGGGAATTTTCCCGCCGGATGTGGGGGGACCAGCGACCTATGTGCCGGTGGTGGCTCAAGGGTTGCAGAATTTAGGACATCAAGTTACCGTTATTACCAGTAGTGAACCCCAACATTTAACCTGGGATGATGCGGGGTACAAATTTCCGGTAGTGCGGCTGAACCGGCGGCTGTCCTGGGCATTGCGGACTTTTTATTATCAAAAACAACTCGCCCAATATGTGGGTCAATGTGATGTGGTTTATGGTCATGGTTTGTGGTGGGAAGTGGCGCAGGTGTGTCAAAAATTTAACCGACCTTGGGTAGCGAAAATTGTGGGGGATAGCACCTGGGAACGGGCGGTGCGCCGGGGGTGGACAAAAGCCAATTTAGATGAGTTCCAATGCCCTAGTTTTGATATACGAATTAAACTATTTCGTTATTGGCACAATCAAGCGATAAACCAAGCAAAACACGTCATTGTTCCCAGCAATTATCTGGCTGAAATTATTAAAAAATGGGGAGTAAACTCAAATCAAATTAAAGTTATCTACAATGCGATTACATTGCCGGGAAATATCTCAAAACTTCACAACCCATTAAATACACCCTATCGAGTGATGACGGCGGGGAGATTAGTGCCCTGGAAGCAAATAGATGAAATCATTACGGCGATCACTCCTTTGACTGATGTGGGTTTACTGATTGTTGGGAATGGTTCTGAACGGCAAAAGCTAGAACAACAAGTGCAGGATTTATGCTTGGAAAATCGGGTCTATTTTACCGGGCAAAAAACCCAATTAGAACTATTAGCCTTGATGCAAACTTGTGATGTTTTTATTCTCAATTCTACCTATGAAGGATTGCCCCATATTGTTTTAGAAGCGATGAGCATCGGGATTCCGGTGGTGGCAACTGCGGTGGGGGGCACGCCGGAAATTATTAAAGATGGTATCACGGGGCGGTTGATTCCTCCCCATGCCCCGGATATTTTACAGTTGGTGATTGGGGAACTTTTACAACAGCCGGAATTAGGCCAGCACTATACTCGCAATGCCCAGGAATTATTAACTCATTTTAGGACTCAAACAATGATTGACCAATGTGCTGAAGTTTTACATCAAGTGGTCGGAAAATAA
- a CDS encoding recombinase family protein — translation MDAPSLRYDYGHPLLDRERLRQMDWESAEPLWLDTTPLRPQLHCLIQQYKNRPGTRVLVPAWDRLGDSLSAIYQSHHALQQAGITLVVAQGNTLDWEQVNHIKKYLQKRYITLGHIIAQGKHRPPPGRVPYGYQWGETGYLPDPKTEPVVRAFFEHFLLYGSVQAAVTLLKENYHKYITPTTGIRWLSAPVYRGHTQTKHQPLQRHTHPALLSPEEAAQIDRIRQRNRKVSRRSASAPHALAGLVRCAQCQQTWRVNSVYLKYKQNTYRYLVPGACPLRPTCAGVPYEPFWLAVLQHLCPQLTQLFEQPLPFGAIKQGLQSQIHQKQQILSQLDELKHQGILDELTTQMRAVTLQTELNQIQNQLAQLPPVNLQEIARTASLPAFWLDLSPVEQRVYLREFLHHIKIQPQGHQYQVCLVFNPPLQQQPKFWFDRKP, via the coding sequence ATGGATGCCCCCAGTTTACGATATGACTACGGCCACCCCCTCCTAGACCGAGAGCGACTCCGGCAGATGGATTGGGAAAGTGCGGAACCGCTTTGGCTGGACACCACCCCCTTGCGACCCCAATTACACTGCTTAATTCAGCAGTACAAAAACAGACCGGGCACCCGTGTCTTAGTTCCCGCCTGGGATCGTTTGGGGGACTCCCTCTCAGCCATTTACCAATCCCACCACGCCCTCCAACAGGCGGGGATTACCCTGGTGGTGGCGCAGGGAAATACGTTGGACTGGGAGCAGGTAAATCACATTAAAAAATACTTACAAAAACGTTACATAACCCTCGGTCATATTATCGCACAAGGGAAGCATCGCCCCCCACCCGGTCGGGTGCCCTATGGCTACCAATGGGGAGAAACGGGGTACCTGCCTGACCCAAAGACTGAACCGGTGGTGCGGGCATTTTTTGAGCATTTTCTGCTTTATGGTTCGGTGCAAGCGGCGGTGACTTTGCTGAAGGAAAATTATCACAAATACATTACACCGACAACGGGCATCCGTTGGCTCAGTGCGCCGGTCTATCGCGGACACACCCAGACCAAGCATCAACCCCTCCAACGCCATACCCATCCGGCCTTGCTATCCCCGGAGGAGGCGGCACAAATTGACCGGATTCGCCAACGCAACCGCAAAGTCAGTCGCCGTAGCGCCAGTGCTCCCCATGCCCTCGCCGGACTTGTCCGTTGTGCCCAGTGTCAGCAGACATGGCGGGTTAATTCTGTTTATCTAAAATATAAACAAAATACCTATCGTTATCTGGTTCCTGGTGCGTGTCCCCTGCGTCCGACCTGTGCCGGTGTCCCCTACGAACCGTTTTGGCTGGCGGTGTTACAGCATTTGTGTCCTCAATTAACCCAGTTGTTTGAGCAACCTTTACCATTTGGGGCAATCAAACAGGGGTTACAGAGTCAGATTCACCAAAAACAGCAAATTCTCTCCCAGTTAGATGAATTAAAACACCAGGGAATTTTGGATGAATTGACAACACAAATGCGGGCAGTAACGTTACAAACAGAACTGAATCAAATTCAAAACCAATTGGCGCAACTACCGCCGGTGAATTTACAGGAAATTGCCCGCACCGCATCCCTACCCGCGTTTTGGTTGGATTTATCCCCAGTAGAACAGCGGGTTTATTTGCGGGAATTTTTGCATCATATTAAAATTCAACCCCAGGGGCATCAATACCAGGTATGTTTAGTATTCAATCCACCCTTACAACAACAACCTAAATTTTGGTTTGACCGTAAACCATAG
- a CDS encoding PstS family phosphate ABC transporter substrate-binding protein codes for MAQDYSYVKCPQCGYDRNSMNAAKCEICGYKLKKGLPLVPILATVAGIAVFGGGGYWLITQITRQDSPSAVAPPSPSPTAPPVAPTSPAATTQTPVTPVAPASTTPGITVVSTLAQVPNVPSGNFNYGGSTTFAPLRSQRINDAINQAHPNFRLRYVEPPGGKPGSGAGIEMLLNGQLAITQSSRPLKDNEFQRAQTRGFRLEQVPIANDALAIYVHPGVQLPGLTVAQVRDIFTGKVTNWQQVGGPNLPIVPFSRNLQAGGTVDFFKEDVLQGQNLGANVRETRDTTDSLRKVGATPGGVGYANVPLVVRQEMVRIVPVAREAGSPYVAPDIAGREVNATVITDGSYPITRRLFIIIKRDGSSDEQASVAYANLFLSDEGQKLIKEAGFAALR; via the coding sequence ATGGCACAGGATTATAGCTATGTGAAATGTCCTCAATGTGGTTACGACCGCAACTCGATGAATGCAGCGAAGTGTGAGATTTGCGGTTACAAGCTGAAAAAGGGGTTGCCCTTGGTGCCGATACTGGCGACTGTCGCTGGAATTGCGGTGTTCGGTGGGGGTGGTTATTGGCTAATCACTCAGATTACCCGCCAGGATTCTCCCTCCGCCGTTGCCCCGCCCTCCCCTAGTCCAACTGCGCCGCCCGTGGCTCCCACCAGCCCAGCCGCTACTACCCAGACCCCCGTAACTCCCGTTGCCCCAGCCAGTACTACGCCGGGGATCACCGTTGTTTCCACCCTGGCGCAGGTGCCCAACGTCCCCAGTGGCAATTTTAATTATGGGGGTTCGACCACCTTTGCCCCCCTGCGTTCCCAGCGGATTAACGATGCCATTAACCAAGCCCATCCCAATTTTCGCCTGCGTTATGTGGAGCCACCGGGGGGGAAACCCGGCTCTGGGGCGGGGATTGAGATGTTGCTCAATGGTCAACTGGCGATTACCCAGTCCTCCCGGCCGCTCAAAGATAATGAATTTCAGCGGGCACAAACCCGGGGGTTCCGCCTGGAGCAAGTCCCCATCGCCAATGATGCCCTCGCCATCTATGTCCATCCGGGGGTGCAATTGCCCGGTTTGACCGTGGCGCAGGTGCGGGATATTTTCACGGGGAAGGTTACCAACTGGCAACAGGTGGGGGGGCCAAATTTACCGATTGTCCCTTTTAGCCGCAATCTGCAAGCGGGGGGCACGGTGGACTTTTTCAAAGAGGATGTCCTACAGGGGCAAAACCTGGGTGCCAATGTGCGGGAAACCCGTGATACCACCGATTCCCTTCGCAAGGTGGGGGCGACCCCTGGGGGCGTGGGTTATGCCAATGTCCCCCTGGTGGTGCGGCAGGAGATGGTGCGTATTGTTCCCGTCGCCAGGGAGGCAGGTTCACCCTATGTGGCTCCCGATATTGCCGGTCGGGAGGTGAATGCCACCGTCATTACCGATGGGAGTTATCCCATTACCCGCCGGTTGTTTATTATCATCAAACGGGATGGCAGTTCAGACGAACAGGCCAGCGTTGCCTATGCCAATTTGTTTCTCAGCGATGAGGGGCAAAAATTGATTAAAGAAGCGGGCTTTGCGGCTTTGCGCTGA
- the hisIE gene encoding bifunctional phosphoribosyl-AMP cyclohydrolase/phosphoribosyl-ATP diphosphatase HisIE, whose translation MPQEFRLSLDVIKFDEQGLVPAIIQDHLDGVVLMFAWMNRDSLQKTLETGRTWFYSRSRQELWPKGDTSGHVQWVQWLRYDCDHDALLIGVQQVGDIACHKGERSCFHLIDQPNAPAHLPPGDMVAQLYEVICQRRDQPQEGSYTSHLLAGGDNRILKKIGEETAEVIMACKDREPVAIAGECADLLYHTLVALAAQDVTWRAVLQELHRRRR comes from the coding sequence ATGCCCCAGGAGTTCCGCCTATCCTTGGATGTTATTAAGTTTGATGAACAGGGGTTGGTGCCAGCGATTATCCAGGATCACTTGGACGGGGTGGTGCTGATGTTTGCCTGGATGAACCGGGATTCGTTGCAAAAAACCCTGGAAACGGGGCGCACCTGGTTTTATAGTCGTTCCCGCCAAGAACTTTGGCCCAAAGGCGACACCTCCGGTCATGTGCAATGGGTGCAATGGTTGCGCTACGACTGCGACCACGATGCCCTGTTAATTGGGGTGCAGCAGGTGGGGGATATTGCTTGCCACAAGGGGGAACGCAGTTGTTTCCATTTGATTGACCAACCGAATGCCCCGGCGCACCTACCGCCTGGGGATATGGTTGCCCAGTTGTATGAGGTGATTTGTCAGCGGCGGGATCAGCCCCAGGAGGGTTCCTACACCAGTCATTTGTTGGCCGGGGGGGACAATCGGATTCTGAAAAAAATCGGGGAAGAAACCGCCGAAGTGATCATGGCCTGCAAAGACCGGGAACCAGTCGCCATCGCCGGGGAATGCGCCGATTTGCTTTACCATACCCTGGTGGCACTGGCGGCGCAGGATGTGACCTGGCGGGCGGTTTTACAGGAATTGCACCGTCGCCGTCGGTGA